Proteins co-encoded in one Kiritimatiellia bacterium genomic window:
- a CDS encoding lysophospholipid acyltransferase family protein, with protein MEKIPMVYGFSRFFLWLGLKIWNHYRAIGAGNVPAEGGVIIASNHASFLDPPLAGCALARRYVRFLARDSLFQNTLGQWWARSVGVVFIDRNRGDLAAFKTALALLENGGALCLFPEGTRSPDGKLQPPKAGIGFLIMKAQVPVVPVYIDGNFAAFPKGAGWIKPAKITVCYGRPLGPEEFQRLGSGKDVYQKAAELVMAKIAALRSVAEKDG; from the coding sequence ATGGAAAAAATTCCCATGGTTTACGGCTTTTCCCGGTTTTTCCTTTGGCTGGGGCTGAAAATATGGAACCACTACCGGGCCATCGGCGCCGGGAACGTTCCCGCCGAAGGCGGAGTAATTATTGCCTCAAACCACGCCAGCTTTCTTGACCCGCCGCTCGCCGGATGCGCCCTCGCGCGCCGTTATGTTCGTTTCCTGGCCCGGGACAGTCTGTTTCAGAACACGCTGGGGCAATGGTGGGCGCGCAGCGTGGGCGTGGTTTTTATTGACCGCAATCGCGGCGACCTGGCGGCTTTCAAGACGGCCCTCGCCCTTTTGGAAAACGGCGGCGCGCTTTGTCTTTTCCCCGAAGGCACCCGGTCGCCGGACGGAAAATTACAGCCGCCAAAAGCCGGCATCGGGTTCCTGATTATGAAAGCGCAAGTCCCCGTGGTCCCGGTTTATATTGACGGAAATTTTGCGGCTTTTCCGAAAGGGGCCGGATGGATCAAACCCGCAAAAATCACCGTGTGTTACGGCCGGCCCCTCGGGCCGGAAGAGTTCCAACGCCTGGGGTCCGGGAAGGACGTTTACCAGAAGGCCGCGGAATTGGTCATGGCGAAAATCGCTGCGCTCCGATCCGTTGCAGAAAAAGACGGTTAA
- the infA gene encoding translation initiation factor IF-1 produces MRENEHQAKEEALRLDGVVVKVLPATMYRVKLKNGNEILAHISGKMRKHFIRISVGDRVTLEISPYDLTKGRIVFRQK; encoded by the coding sequence ATGAGAGAAAATGAGCATCAGGCAAAAGAAGAAGCGCTCCGCCTGGACGGCGTAGTCGTAAAAGTTCTGCCGGCAACCATGTATCGGGTCAAGCTCAAGAACGGCAATGAAATTTTAGCCCATATATCCGGCAAGATGCGCAAGCATTTCATCAGGATTTCCGTCGGCGACCGGGTCACGCTTGAAATTTCCCCCTACGATCTCACCAAGGGCCGGATCGTCTTCCGGCAGAAATGA
- the mazG gene encoding nucleoside triphosphate pyrophosphohydrolase — MKKTKASINRLIAIMARLRAKKGCPWDRKQTLATLKQYLIEECYEVIDAIDSGDADRHAEELGDLLLQVVFQAQIRAEKKQFDFNDVVRTVCAKLIRRHPHVFGSLSAANQREVLRNWEKIKAREKTARNGEQASIIEGIPRHLPALHKAHQFQQRLARIGFDWKDARGVMAKIEEELEEVREALARGNERQIRTEVGDLLFAVVNLCRFRKMRAEEVLQDAVVKFSRRFREVERLAHADRIEITRCPLKKLDKYWETAKKSEKKALRATARPGEGKTATPRTAKNVKRLPQKRAKSR; from the coding sequence ATGAAAAAGACAAAAGCTTCCATCAACCGCCTGATTGCCATCATGGCCAGGCTGCGCGCGAAAAAAGGCTGCCCCTGGGACCGCAAACAGACCCTGGCGACGTTAAAACAATACCTGATTGAGGAATGTTACGAGGTCATTGACGCGATTGACTCGGGCGATGCCGACCGGCACGCCGAAGAGCTGGGCGACCTGCTCCTGCAGGTGGTTTTCCAGGCCCAAATCAGAGCGGAAAAAAAACAGTTTGATTTTAACGACGTGGTCCGGACGGTCTGCGCCAAGTTAATCCGCCGGCATCCGCATGTCTTCGGCAGCCTCTCCGCCGCGAACCAGCGCGAGGTTCTGCGCAACTGGGAAAAAATAAAGGCCCGGGAAAAAACCGCGCGGAACGGGGAGCAAGCTTCAATAATAGAAGGAATTCCGCGCCATCTGCCGGCCCTGCATAAAGCCCACCAATTCCAGCAGCGGCTGGCGCGCATCGGCTTTGACTGGAAAGACGCGCGCGGCGTCATGGCAAAAATAGAAGAAGAGCTTGAAGAAGTCCGCGAGGCCCTCGCCAGAGGCAACGAGCGCCAAATCCGCACTGAAGTCGGCGACCTCCTTTTCGCGGTGGTCAATCTCTGCCGCTTCCGTAAAATGCGCGCCGAAGAGGTCCTGCAGGACGCCGTTGTCAAATTTTCCCGCCGCTTTCGGGAAGTTGAACGCCTGGCGCATGCCGACCGGATTGAAATCACTCGCTGTCCCCTGAAAAAACTGGATAAATACTGGGAAACAGCCAAAAAATCTGAAAAGAAAGCGTTGCGCGCCACGGCCCGGCCGGGGGAAGGAAAAACCGCCACGCCAAGAACCGCTAAAAACGTCAAACGCTTGCCGCAAAAACGCGCAAAATCGAGATAG